The Marinoscillum sp. 108 genome contains the following window.
TTTCTATTTCTCCATAGTATGGGTATTTTCCTGCCAAAGCCCGCACTTGTGCAAGCCTGGTGCCATCGGTACTGGGAAAGTACACCATGGAGGCGAAGTATACCTCACGGGACATTTCAGGGGCCAGCTCATAGAGCGCCAGCATGAGGCTGTCAGGCAGAGGCTCGCTGCCTTTGATCTCTATATCTGCACCAATCAGCGTTTTCGCCTGATTATTGATTTCTTGCAGCAGGTTTTCTCTGAATGAAGTAATACCCACGAGCGCCGCTATACCCAGAGAAATGGCCAGAACGAAAAGCAAAAGTTTGCCCTTACTCTTGCGACTGTCACGCCAGGCCATTTTCAGTGGCCAGATCATGGAATATTTTGTTCCGCTAACTCTTATTTTATGATCCATGAATGTCTATTGGTGAAGTCATTTGAATGTTATTCATCATCAGATCAACTTTCCGCCTTTGAGTTTGATAATGCTGTCTGTCTTTTGGGCCAGGTCCGGATCGTGGGTGACGATGACCAGCGTAGTACCCTGCTCACGGTTAAGTTCGAAAAGTAGGGATTCTATCGAGTGGCTCGTTTCTTCGTCCAGATTTCCGGTGGGCTCATCGGCAAACAATATTTTCGGCCTGTTGGAAAAGGCCCGGGCAATGGCTACACGCTGCTGCTCCCCACCTGATAGCTGGCTTGGATAGTGATCGAGCCGATCACTGAGGCCCACCCTGTTTAAAAGTTCTTTGGAGGCACTGGTTATGTTTTTTTCGCCCCTCAGCTCCAGTGGTACCATTACATTTTCCAGAGCCGTGAGGGTGGGTATCAGCTGGAAGTTTTGGAAAATAAAACCAACCTGTTGATTTCTAAGCTGAGCCAGTTCGTCTTCAGAAAGCTGATTCAGCAATACCTGATTGATCAGTATTCGACCTTCGGTAGCGCGATCTAAGCCCGCACAAAGACCAAGAAGGGTTGTTTTTCCACTGCCGGAAGGCCCGACGATTGACATGCTTTGGCCTTCTGCTATCGTGAAGTTGATGTTATCCAGAACTTTAATTTGGCGGTGGCCACTTTGAAAGGTTTTGGTGAGCGATTCTACCTGAAGTATTGTTGACATTTATGCAGTTTAATTCATAAAAACGAATTGGCTTCCATCATGTTTATTAAATTCGGAGCTTGCTGTGGGGATATTAAATATTTTCGGCAGATCAGACCAGAGGTTTTGTAGGCATGAAAGGAAAAATATTATGTACGCTGAGTATAATTGGTTGGCTGATGAGCGGATGCGGTAGTCAGAATAAACCCGCTACCAATGAGGGGGCTTCTGCAGTAGGAAATCAATCTGCTGATGCCAAAGTGGATCAAAAAGAAGTTCCGGTTATTTTATTTTTTGGTAACAGTATTACTGCAGGGTATCAACTGGATGTGGAGGATGCCTTTCCGGCACTCATTCAGGATCGGCTGGATTCATTAGGATATCAGTTTAAGGTGATCAACGCCGGACTTAGTGGCGAAACGACATCCGGAGGGCTCAATAGGATCGATTGGGTGCTGCAAACCATTCCGGATGTATTTGTGCTGGAACTTGGTGCAAATGATGGTCTGCGAGGACTCGATCTGGAGGAGACCAAAAAGAATCTACTACTGATTATAGACAAGGTAAAACAGGCCAATCCGGAGGTGAAAATCCTTCTGGCGGGCATGCGCGTGCCTCCTAACCTGGGAAAGGACTATACCACCAGGTTTAGTGGAATATTTCCTGCGGTAGCCTCAGAAACGGGAGCTTCTTTACTTCCCTTTATTTTGGACGGGGTGGCTGGCAATCCGGAGCTTAATTTGCCGGATGGGATTCACCCCACCGAGGAAGGGCATAAGATATTGGCGGAAAACGTCTGGCGGGTGCTCAGGCCAATCCTTGAAGAATTTCAGACCTTATGAGTGTATTAGAACGTTTTTTTCAGGATGCAGCCAATTTTATCTGGGGTACGCCCCTGTTGATTTTATTATTGGGTGGCGGGGTGTTTTTTATGTTCTACTCCCGCTTCTTACCGTTCAGGTATTTCGGACATGCCATCAATGTACTCAGGGGCAAATATGACGACCCGTCGGATCCCGGAGATATCAATCACTTTCAGGCCCTGTCGGGAGCTCTCGCTGCTACCATCGGCATGGGCAATATCTCAGGAGTGGCAGTGGCCATTGC
Protein-coding sequences here:
- a CDS encoding ABC transporter ATP-binding protein — encoded protein: MSTILQVESLTKTFQSGHRQIKVLDNINFTIAEGQSMSIVGPSGSGKTTLLGLCAGLDRATEGRILINQVLLNQLSEDELAQLRNQQVGFIFQNFQLIPTLTALENVMVPLELRGEKNITSASKELLNRVGLSDRLDHYPSQLSGGEQQRVAIARAFSNRPKILFADEPTGNLDEETSHSIESLLFELNREQGTTLVIVTHDPDLAQKTDSIIKLKGGKLI
- a CDS encoding arylesterase codes for the protein MKGKILCTLSIIGWLMSGCGSQNKPATNEGASAVGNQSADAKVDQKEVPVILFFGNSITAGYQLDVEDAFPALIQDRLDSLGYQFKVINAGLSGETTSGGLNRIDWVLQTIPDVFVLELGANDGLRGLDLEETKKNLLLIIDKVKQANPEVKILLAGMRVPPNLGKDYTTRFSGIFPAVASETGASLLPFILDGVAGNPELNLPDGIHPTEEGHKILAENVWRVLRPILEEFQTL